The Papaver somniferum cultivar HN1 chromosome 3, ASM357369v1, whole genome shotgun sequence genome includes a region encoding these proteins:
- the LOC113361586 gene encoding uncharacterized protein LOC113361586, whose protein sequence is MTQFSPTPSFVAEFSQLEKQLGISTVVPSKDDLQSWLKAQTIENSHLKEQLQEKQAMLKAVYAIAREGISEGDLSGTAEFKVHKFSCQIMQAMGIDPYKVTQEEFMQHEDDVHGGTEHGATEHEEEELQLVETEQQGDGSTEQEKEKDDAETSFNEEFPCMSLAAGNTPTILQAQTAAEGHKRPLRTYSSSMKSVTTCKTPPKKRPVAKQKPTPTNNVDEEQKKDVEETPVTDEAQKKAADGGVVDGAGDDVAAKAVGDDVTAKVNEDTPGTFDDSSASTQFEDSMVITATTPQTQPDNAQTYRLVQLGANPDDMTNVEVSEMIDEIVSNINKTEHGPAVTENAEPTSTATTQENVFSLGLEKTPKPAGELLKEAANTIRERQPSLIQQRVLRNRKIPTQDLKQYQRNSKRIKKTANEEEMAAVP, encoded by the exons ATGACACAGTTTTCG ccaactcctagctttgtggctgagttttcacagcttgagaAGCAGCTGGGTATATCAACCGTGGTACCCAGCAAGGACGACCTGCAAAGTTGGCTGAAAGCGCAAACTATTGAGAATAGCCATCTGAAAGAGCAACTGCAAGAAAAGCAAGCAATGCTTAAAGCAGTGTATGCAATTGCAAGAGAAGGGATATCAGAAGGGGACCTTTCAGGAACAGCGGAATTCAAGGTtcacaaatttagttgccaaattatgcaagcaatgggtattgatccttacaaagtgacccaggaagagtttatgcaacatgaagatgatgtacatggaggtactgagcatggagctactgagcatgaagaagaagagttacaatTAGTTGAGACAGAGCAACAAGGAGATGGAAGTACtgagcaagagaaagagaaagatgatGCGGAAACTTCCTTCAATGAAGAAT ttccatgtatgagccttgcagctggaaatacgccaacaattctgcaagctcaaactgctgcagaggGGCACAAAAGACCACTCAGGACATATAGTTCGAGTATGAAGAGTGTGACAACTTGTaagactccaccaaagaaaaggCCTGTCGCAAAGCAAAAGCCCACTCCTACAAATAATGTTgatgaggagcagaagaaagatgTTGAAGAGACACCTGTTACGGATGAGGCACAGAAGAAAGCTGCAGATGGTGGAGTTGTGGATGGGGCAGGTGATGATGTAGCTGCAAAAGCCGTAGGTGATGATGTTACTGCAAAAGTCAATGAGGATACACCTGGAACTTTTGATGACAGTTCTGCTTCAACACAGTTTGAGGACTCCATGGTGATAACTGCTACAACACCGCAAACACAGCCTGACAATGCTCAGACCTACAGGTTGGTGCAACTAGGAGCTAACCCTGATGATATGACGAATGTTGAAGTGAGTGAAATGATAGATGAGATCGTCAGCAACATTAACAAAACTGAACATGGACCCGCAGTGACGGAGAATGCAGAACCTACCTCAACTG CTACAACGCAGGAAAACGTTTTTAGCCTTGGATTAGAAAAAACTCCAAAACCTGCAGGAGAGTTACTAAAGGAAGCTGCGAATACAATAAGAGAAAGGCAACCATCATTAATACAACAACGTGTGTTGAGGAATAGAAAAATCCCAACACAAGATCTGAAACAATatcaaagaaattcaaagaggattaagaagacagctaatgaagaagaaatggccgcagttccataa